From Nitratidesulfovibrio vulgaris str. Hildenborough, a single genomic window includes:
- a CDS encoding Crp/Fnr family transcriptional regulator: MRLSDVDLVELLERPGNRSFSSIFSSRIVMRGQSVFRPDMEDDMILIVRSGRLRVYLAYGDKEFSLAFLGKGDIYSSHTGAYVQALTESEIMLAETHLVHRHMASVTAISSIMVRILGQMLRSSFFLIESMVFKDSNTRLAALLLEQAEDSDRNRQQPADDMSDLPDIHLELTMEQLAGLVGTTRQTASTLLNDMIRAGILQRRGRGHFVVLDMTRLREIALQ, encoded by the coding sequence ATGAGACTCTCCGATGTCGATCTTGTCGAACTTCTTGAACGTCCTGGCAACAGATCATTCTCCTCCATATTCTCTTCACGCATCGTGATGCGCGGGCAATCCGTCTTTCGGCCCGACATGGAAGACGACATGATCCTCATTGTGCGTAGCGGTAGACTACGTGTCTATCTTGCTTACGGCGACAAGGAGTTCAGCCTTGCATTTCTCGGGAAGGGAGACATCTACAGCAGCCACACAGGCGCGTATGTACAGGCGTTGACCGAAAGCGAGATCATGCTTGCCGAAACACATCTCGTACACCGGCATATGGCATCAGTGACTGCAATATCGTCTATCATGGTGCGCATCCTCGGGCAGATGCTACGGTCGAGTTTCTTCCTCATCGAGAGCATGGTCTTCAAGGACAGTAACACCCGTCTGGCAGCGCTCCTTCTTGAACAGGCAGAAGACAGCGACAGGAACAGACAACAACCTGCCGATGACATGTCAGATTTGCCTGACATCCACCTTGAACTCACCATGGAACAACTCGCCGGGCTTGTGGGAACAACCCGGCAGACCGCATCCACCCTGCTCAACGACATGATACGGGCGGGCATCCTGCAACGCAGGGGGCGGGGACACTTTGTGGTACTGGATATGACCCGGCTACGCGAAATAGCCCTTCAATGA
- the cooS gene encoding anaerobic carbon-monoxide dehydrogenase catalytic subunit, protein MSSSKTIRSRSIWDDAHAMLEKAKAEGISTVWDRAAEQTPACKFCELGTTCRNCIMGPCRIANRKDGKMRLGVCGADADVIVARNFGRFIAGGAAGHSDHGRDLIETLEAVAEGKAPGYTIRDVAKLRRIAAELGVADAATRPAHDVAADLVTICYNDFGSRRNALAFLARAPQVRRDLWQRLGMTPRGVDREIAEMMHRTHMGCDNDHTSLLVHAARTALADGWGGSMIGTELSDILFGTPRPRQSTVNLGVLRKDAVNILVHGHNPVVSEMILAATREPAVRQAAQDAGAADINVAGLCCTGNELLMRQGIPMAGNHLMTELAIVTGAADAIVADYQCIMPSLVQIAACYHTRFVTTSPKGRFTGATHVEVHPHNAQERCREIVMLAIDAYTRRDPARVDIPSQPVSIMSGFSNEAILEALGGTPKPLIDAVVAGQIRGFVGIVGCNNPKIRQDSANVTLTRELIRRDIMVLATGCVTTAAGKAGLLVPEAASKAGEGLAAVCRSLGVPPVLHMGSCVDNSRILQLCALLATTLGVDISDLPVGASSPEWYSEKAAAIAMYAVASGIPTHLGLPPNILGSENVTAMALHGLQDVVGAAFMVEPDPVKAADMLEAHIVARRARLGLTS, encoded by the coding sequence ATGAGTTCTTCCAAGACAATCCGTAGCCGTTCGATTTGGGATGACGCACACGCCATGCTCGAAAAGGCGAAGGCCGAGGGTATCAGCACCGTCTGGGATCGAGCTGCCGAACAGACGCCGGCCTGTAAATTCTGCGAATTGGGCACCACCTGCCGCAACTGCATCATGGGCCCGTGCCGTATCGCCAACCGCAAGGACGGCAAGATGCGCCTTGGCGTGTGCGGTGCCGATGCCGATGTCATCGTGGCGCGCAATTTCGGCCGTTTCATCGCTGGCGGCGCGGCGGGGCACTCCGACCACGGACGCGACCTGATCGAAACGCTCGAAGCCGTAGCCGAGGGCAAGGCTCCCGGCTATACGATCCGCGACGTGGCAAAACTCAGGCGCATCGCGGCCGAACTCGGCGTCGCCGACGCGGCGACACGCCCCGCCCATGACGTGGCCGCCGACCTCGTCACCATCTGCTACAACGACTTCGGCAGCCGCCGTAATGCGCTGGCCTTTCTTGCGCGTGCGCCGCAGGTGCGGCGCGACCTCTGGCAACGCCTTGGCATGACCCCCCGTGGCGTAGACCGCGAGATTGCCGAAATGATGCACCGCACCCATATGGGCTGCGACAACGACCACACAAGCCTGCTCGTCCATGCCGCGCGGACGGCGCTCGCCGATGGATGGGGCGGTTCCATGATCGGCACGGAATTGTCCGACATCCTCTTCGGCACGCCTCGCCCTCGCCAGTCCACAGTCAATCTCGGGGTCTTGCGCAAGGATGCCGTCAACATCCTCGTGCACGGACACAACCCCGTCGTCTCCGAAATGATTCTGGCCGCCACCCGTGAACCGGCCGTAAGGCAGGCGGCACAGGACGCCGGGGCAGCAGACATCAACGTGGCGGGGCTATGCTGCACGGGTAACGAACTGCTCATGCGACAGGGCATTCCCATGGCGGGCAACCACCTCATGACCGAACTCGCCATTGTCACAGGTGCGGCCGATGCCATTGTCGCAGACTATCAGTGTATCATGCCCAGCCTTGTGCAGATTGCCGCGTGCTACCACACCCGCTTCGTGACGACGTCTCCCAAGGGGCGTTTCACGGGGGCCACTCATGTGGAAGTGCACCCGCACAATGCGCAAGAGAGGTGCCGCGAAATCGTGATGCTCGCCATCGATGCCTACACCAGACGAGACCCCGCCCGGGTCGACATCCCGTCGCAACCCGTGTCCATCATGTCCGGGTTCTCCAACGAGGCCATCCTCGAGGCCCTTGGCGGCACTCCCAAGCCCCTCATCGACGCTGTTGTGGCAGGGCAGATACGGGGATTTGTGGGCATCGTGGGCTGCAACAACCCAAAGATACGTCAGGATTCAGCCAATGTGACGCTCACGCGGGAACTGATACGCCGCGACATCATGGTGCTTGCCACAGGATGCGTCACGACGGCTGCTGGCAAGGCCGGACTGCTGGTCCCGGAAGCCGCATCGAAAGCCGGCGAGGGGCTTGCCGCCGTGTGCCGCAGTCTTGGCGTGCCTCCCGTGCTGCACATGGGCAGCTGCGTGGACAACTCCCGCATCCTCCAGTTGTGCGCCCTGCTGGCAACCACGCTGGGCGTTGACATAAGCGACCTGCCCGTGGGGGCCTCGTCGCCCGAGTGGTATTCCGAGAAGGCAGCGGCCATTGCCATGTACGCCGTGGCAAGCGGCATTCCCACGCATCTTGGTCTTCCCCCCAACATCCTCGGCAGCGAGAACGTCACCGCCATGGCCCTGCATGGCCTACAGGATGTGGTAGGCGCGGCCTTCATGGTTGAACCGGACCCCGTCAAGGCCGCGGACATGCTCGAGGCGCATATCGTGGCACGCCGCGCAAGGCTTGGTCTCACATCCTAG
- a CDS encoding ATP-binding protein, with the protein MKLAFAGKGGAGKTTLTAWTADYLARHGHNVWLIDADTALSLGRASGLARTDLPAPLINRHDIIMERISSGLINLTPDVEDLPEALSVAVPLGGPTVTGVAAGRKRLLVMGSITHAGGGCACEANALLKALLAHLVYDRDEWVLVDLEAGVEHLGRGTVAMVDALVVVSEPSLRSLETASEISQLATGLGLPRQVLALNRHSCSGMRNRPLASSDATDGKALHTLAPALALPERRVAIPTLAGLQERMLEHAHVTGLPESAMVDEFVTMLLQQVMESAHTKQSLAPSRGVCCA; encoded by the coding sequence ATGAAACTGGCATTTGCGGGCAAGGGCGGCGCAGGCAAGACGACGCTCACCGCATGGACAGCAGACTATCTGGCCCGCCATGGGCACAACGTATGGCTCATCGATGCCGACACTGCTCTTTCGCTGGGCCGTGCCTCGGGCCTTGCCCGCACCGACCTGCCCGCCCCGCTCATCAATCGGCACGACATTATCATGGAACGCATCAGCAGCGGGCTCATCAACCTCACCCCCGACGTGGAGGACCTGCCGGAGGCACTCTCTGTCGCCGTACCACTGGGGGGGCCGACAGTCACAGGAGTCGCTGCTGGGCGTAAACGTCTACTCGTCATGGGCTCCATAACCCACGCCGGCGGGGGGTGCGCATGCGAAGCCAACGCCCTGCTCAAGGCATTATTGGCCCACCTTGTCTATGACCGTGATGAATGGGTGCTGGTCGACCTTGAAGCGGGTGTGGAACACCTCGGACGCGGCACAGTTGCCATGGTCGACGCGCTTGTGGTCGTCAGTGAACCCAGCCTGCGCAGCCTCGAGACCGCATCAGAAATCTCGCAACTGGCAACAGGTCTGGGGTTGCCTCGTCAGGTACTGGCCCTGAACAGGCATTCCTGTTCAGGCATGAGGAACAGGCCGTTGGCATCGTCCGATGCCACGGACGGGAAGGCATTGCACACCCTCGCCCCCGCCCTTGCGTTACCGGAAAGACGGGTTGCCATCCCCACGCTGGCGGGCCTTCAGGAACGCATGCTTGAGCACGCCCATGTCACCGGCCTTCCGGAATCCGCCATGGTAGACGAGTTTGTGACAATGCTGCTGCAACAGGTCATGGAAAGCGCACATACAAAACAGTCTCTTGCACCTTCTCGTGGCGTCTGTTGTGCATGA
- a CDS encoding universal stress protein translates to MKILVAIDQSGYSQKALECAVAKALSEKAELFIVSVNEQLYEYAEFAVGVDIEDKFTTMAHEIVDKAVAYAKGKGVVAHGELLKSHSAAGAVIDFAKDKGVDLIVVGSRGRGAIERFLLGSVATKIVTHATCSVLVVR, encoded by the coding sequence ATGAAGATTCTGGTAGCCATTGACCAGTCCGGTTATTCCCAGAAGGCCCTTGAGTGTGCCGTCGCCAAGGCCCTCAGTGAGAAGGCCGAGTTGTTCATCGTCAGTGTGAACGAGCAGCTTTACGAGTATGCGGAGTTCGCCGTGGGTGTGGACATCGAGGACAAGTTCACGACCATGGCCCATGAAATCGTCGACAAGGCCGTCGCCTATGCCAAGGGAAAGGGCGTCGTCGCCCATGGTGAACTGCTCAAGTCGCATTCTGCGGCTGGCGCTGTCATCGACTTCGCCAAGGACAAGGGGGTCGACCTCATCGTGGTCGGTTCGCGTGGTCGAGGTGCCATAGAGCGCTTCCTGCTTGGCAGCGTCGCCACGAAGATCGTCACACACGCGACATGTTCGGTGCTGGTCGTACGCTGA